The proteins below are encoded in one region of Pseudomonas entomophila L48:
- a CDS encoding histidine phosphatase family protein — MILDLLRHGETVLGGGLRGSLDDALTPLGWAQMRQAVAEAGPWDVLVSSPLQRCGLFADELGARLGLAVQREADVRELHFGDWEGRSAAQIMQAEADALGLFWSDPYAFTPPGGEPVLAFAERVQAAVARLARQHAGRRVLLVTHGGVMRLLLAQARGLPREQLLQVEVGHGALKRLVCEGDQLREVD; from the coding sequence ATGATCCTCGACCTGCTGCGCCACGGCGAGACAGTGCTTGGTGGTGGCCTGCGTGGCAGCCTGGACGATGCCCTGACACCGCTAGGCTGGGCGCAGATGCGCCAGGCGGTGGCCGAGGCCGGCCCTTGGGATGTGCTGGTCAGCTCGCCGCTGCAACGCTGCGGGTTGTTCGCTGATGAGCTGGGCGCACGCCTGGGGCTGGCGGTGCAGCGTGAGGCGGATGTGCGCGAGCTGCATTTCGGTGACTGGGAAGGGCGCAGCGCCGCGCAGATCATGCAGGCCGAAGCCGATGCCCTTGGCCTGTTCTGGAGTGACCCCTATGCGTTCACGCCGCCCGGCGGCGAGCCGGTGCTGGCGTTTGCCGAACGGGTACAGGCGGCAGTCGCCAGGCTGGCGCGTCAGCATGCGGGCAGGCGTGTGTTGCTGGTCACCCATGGTGGCGTGATGCGCCTGCTGCTGGCACAGGCCCGTGGTTTGCCACGAGAGCAACTGCTGCAAGTCGAAGTCGGGCATGGCGCGTTGAAACGGCTGGTCTGCGAAGGCGACCAGTTGCGCGAGGTGGATTGA